A stretch of Arthrobacter sp. NEB 688 DNA encodes these proteins:
- a CDS encoding sigma-70 family RNA polymerase sigma factor — MSTTLRSAPPTERDQVVDGLLTRVAVSTDPDERRRLRAQVVEEMLPLADGLAHRYARRGVDRDDLEQVARTALVAAAERYQPGSGSGFVAFAVPTVTGEIKRHFRDCGWVVRPPRRVQELRAELVVAEESLRHRLGREATVGEIAVLLECEPADVESARLCGSGFRPVSLDAPVLSGGTEGDRLAEIGDVYGRFELHSDLRRALSGLGERDRRVVRMRFVEERTQSEIGSVLGVSQMQVSRILSRILRQLRGSLDAVAA, encoded by the coding sequence ATGTCCACGACCCTTCGCAGCGCCCCTCCCACCGAGCGCGACCAGGTGGTCGACGGCCTGCTCACCCGGGTGGCCGTCAGCACGGACCCCGACGAGCGGCGGCGGCTTCGCGCCCAGGTCGTCGAGGAGATGCTCCCGCTGGCCGACGGTCTCGCGCACCGGTACGCCCGGCGCGGTGTCGACCGCGACGACCTGGAGCAGGTCGCCCGCACCGCGCTCGTCGCGGCCGCGGAGCGCTACCAGCCCGGCTCCGGCTCGGGGTTCGTCGCCTTCGCCGTCCCCACCGTCACGGGCGAGATCAAGCGCCACTTCCGCGACTGCGGGTGGGTCGTGCGTCCGCCGCGCCGGGTGCAGGAGCTGCGGGCCGAGCTGGTCGTGGCCGAGGAGTCGCTGCGGCACCGGCTCGGGCGAGAGGCGACGGTCGGTGAGATCGCGGTCCTGCTGGAGTGCGAGCCGGCCGATGTCGAGTCGGCACGGTTGTGCGGCAGTGGTTTCCGACCGGTCTCGCTCGACGCCCCGGTGCTGTCCGGGGGCACGGAGGGTGACCGGCTGGCGGAGATCGGGGACGTCTACGGCCGCTTCGAGCTGCACAGCGACCTGCGGCGGGCGCTGTCGGGCCTCGGCGAGCGGGACCGGCGGGTGGTGCGGATGCGGTTCGTCGAGGAGCGGACGCAGTCCGAGATCGGGTCGGTGCTCGGCGTCAGCCAGATGCAGGTGTCGCGCATCCTCTCGCGCATCCTGCGCCAGCTGCGCGGGAGCCTCGACGCCGTGGCCGCCTGA
- the ppsA gene encoding phosphoenolpyruvate synthase — translation MTTTVRWFRELGLDDVESVGGKNASLGEMVQHLSAAGVAVPDGFATTAEAYRRFLGETGLAERISGLLADLDVDDTRRLAEVGHEIREAVEAQPFPEDLDRDIRAAYERLAGEAGDEASFAVRSSATAEDLPDASFAGQQETFLNVRGIDNVLHAIRLVFASLYNDRAIAYRVHSDFDHDVVALSAGVQRMVRSDIGASGVLFTIDTESGFEDAVFITSAYGLGEGVVQGAVNPDEFYVHKPALRADRPAVLKRGVGAKATKMVYTQDATVGRTTEFVPVDVAEQRRLSLTDDEVTELARTALRIEEHYGRPMDIEWGRDGVDGKLYVLQARPETVKSRAAGGVQQRFRLEERGPVVVEGRAIGQKIGAGAVRVLTDIGAMHDFQPGEVLVADMTDPDWEPIMKRASAIVTNRGGRTCHAAIIARELGIPAVVGTGTATHELADGREVTVSCAEGDTGFVYDGLREFTVSETTLDEMPEIPTRIMMNVGTPEQAFEFSRLPHRGIGLARTEFIVNRQIGIHPRALLELDDQEPRIKAEIEERIAAYAGPREYFVRRLAEGVAMLAAAFAPEPVIVRLSDFKSNEYAGLLGGARYEPHEENPMLGYRGAARYLSADFAECFAMECEALRHVRDEMGLTNVKIMIPFVRTVAEVEGVIELLASHGLERGKNDLQVVMMCELPSNAVNADAFLDHVDGFSIGSNDLTQLTLGVDRDSSLVAGSFDERDPAVKALLSMAIRACRERGKYVGICGQGPSDHPDLAEWLVDEGIESMSLNPDTVVDTWLRLAKRG, via the coding sequence ATGACCACCACCGTCCGCTGGTTCCGCGAGCTCGGCCTCGACGACGTCGAGTCCGTGGGCGGCAAGAACGCCTCGCTCGGCGAGATGGTCCAGCACCTCTCGGCCGCCGGCGTCGCCGTCCCCGACGGGTTCGCCACGACCGCGGAGGCCTACCGGCGCTTCCTCGGCGAGACCGGGCTCGCCGAGCGCATCTCCGGCCTGCTCGCCGACCTCGACGTCGACGACACCCGGCGCCTGGCCGAGGTCGGCCACGAGATCCGCGAGGCCGTCGAGGCGCAACCGTTCCCCGAGGACCTCGACCGCGACATCCGCGCGGCCTACGAGCGCCTGGCCGGCGAGGCCGGTGACGAGGCGAGCTTCGCCGTCCGCTCCAGCGCCACCGCCGAGGACCTCCCGGACGCGTCGTTCGCCGGCCAGCAGGAGACCTTCCTCAACGTCCGCGGCATCGACAACGTCCTGCACGCCATCCGCCTCGTCTTCGCCTCGCTCTACAACGACCGCGCGATCGCCTACCGGGTGCACAGCGACTTCGACCACGACGTCGTCGCCCTCTCGGCGGGCGTCCAGCGGATGGTCCGCTCCGACATCGGCGCCTCGGGCGTCCTGTTCACCATCGACACCGAGTCGGGCTTCGAGGACGCCGTGTTCATCACGAGCGCCTACGGCCTCGGCGAGGGCGTCGTCCAGGGCGCGGTCAACCCCGACGAGTTCTACGTCCACAAGCCCGCGCTGCGCGCCGACCGCCCCGCGGTCCTCAAGCGCGGCGTCGGCGCCAAGGCCACGAAGATGGTCTACACGCAGGACGCGACCGTCGGCCGCACGACCGAGTTCGTCCCCGTCGACGTCGCCGAGCAGCGCCGCCTCAGCCTGACCGACGACGAGGTCACCGAGCTCGCGCGCACCGCCCTGCGCATCGAGGAGCACTACGGCCGCCCGATGGACATCGAGTGGGGCCGCGACGGGGTCGACGGGAAGCTCTACGTCCTCCAGGCGCGCCCCGAGACGGTCAAGTCACGCGCGGCCGGCGGTGTGCAGCAGCGCTTCCGGCTCGAGGAGCGCGGCCCGGTCGTCGTCGAGGGCCGCGCGATCGGCCAGAAGATCGGCGCCGGCGCGGTGCGCGTCCTCACCGACATCGGGGCGATGCACGACTTCCAGCCCGGCGAGGTCCTCGTCGCCGACATGACCGACCCCGACTGGGAGCCGATCATGAAGCGCGCCAGCGCCATCGTCACCAACCGCGGCGGGCGCACCTGCCACGCCGCGATCATCGCCCGCGAGCTCGGCATCCCCGCGGTCGTCGGCACCGGCACCGCCACCCACGAGCTCGCCGACGGCCGCGAGGTCACCGTCTCGTGCGCCGAGGGCGACACCGGCTTCGTCTACGACGGCCTGCGGGAGTTCACCGTCTCCGAGACGACGCTCGACGAGATGCCCGAGATCCCGACGCGGATCATGATGAACGTCGGCACCCCCGAGCAGGCCTTCGAGTTCTCGCGCCTCCCCCACCGGGGCATCGGCCTGGCCCGCACCGAGTTCATCGTCAACCGGCAGATCGGCATCCACCCGCGCGCGCTGCTCGAGCTCGACGACCAGGAGCCGCGCATCAAGGCGGAGATCGAGGAGCGCATCGCCGCCTACGCCGGCCCGCGCGAGTACTTCGTCCGGCGCCTCGCCGAGGGCGTCGCGATGCTCGCGGCCGCCTTCGCGCCCGAGCCGGTCATCGTGCGCCTGTCGGACTTCAAGTCCAACGAGTACGCCGGGCTGCTCGGCGGCGCGCGCTACGAGCCGCACGAGGAGAACCCGATGCTCGGGTACCGCGGCGCGGCGCGCTACCTCTCGGCCGACTTCGCCGAGTGCTTCGCGATGGAGTGCGAGGCGCTGCGCCACGTCCGCGACGAGATGGGTCTGACCAACGTCAAGATCATGATCCCGTTCGTGCGCACCGTCGCCGAGGTGGAGGGCGTCATCGAGCTCCTGGCGTCGCACGGCCTCGAGCGCGGGAAGAACGACCTCCAGGTCGTCATGATGTGCGAGCTGCCGTCGAACGCGGTCAACGCCGACGCCTTCCTCGACCACGTCGACGGCTTCTCGATCGGGTCCAACGACCTGACCCAGCTGACCCTCGGCGTCGACCGCGACTCCTCCCTCGTCGCCGGCTCCTTCGACGAGCGCGACCCGGCGGTCAAGGCCCTGCTCTCGATGGCCATCCGCGCCTGCCGCGAGCGCGGCAAGTACGTCGGCATCTGCGGCCAGGGCCCCTCGGACCACCCGGACCTCGCCGAGTGGCTCGTCGACGAGGGCATCGAGTCGATGTCGCTCAACCCCGACACCGTCGTCGACACCTGGCTGCGCCTGGCCAAGCGCGGCTGA
- a CDS encoding NAD(P)/FAD-dependent oxidoreductase yields MDTCDAVVVGAGPNGLVAAIALADAGWDVLLVEEQDEVGGAVRSAEVLAPGVVTDLFSAFYPLAAASPVIRDLGLESHGLAWRRSRDVLAHPLADGRCAVMHADADGTAARLDEDAPGDGEAWLRMVRQWQRLRDLLLDALFTTFPPVRPGVRLARVLGAAEGLDLVRRLALPVRRLAAEEFRGTEAGLLLAGNAAHTDVPPDAAGSGLYGWLLSMLGQDVGFPVPEGGAGRLSGAMAARFRAAGGRVLTGTAVERVELRGRRATGVVLADGRRVRARRAVVADVSAPALFGRMLPAGTLHPRLRERLERFEWDPSTLKLNWALSQPVPWAAEGARQAGTVHLGVDADGLVHASAATTTGRLPSPPFVLFGQMGVADPTRCPPGTETAWGYTHLPRTLAGDADAVAAQVEAVEGAVEAVAPGFRDVVTARLVQTPLDLQAANANLDLGALNGGSSALHHQLFLRPVPGLGRPETPVDRLFLASASAHPGGGVHGACGWNAARAALDGQGPVGAARRALSRTVWHRVLGPERVSPR; encoded by the coding sequence GTGGACACCTGTGACGCCGTCGTCGTCGGTGCCGGGCCCAACGGGCTCGTCGCCGCCATCGCGCTCGCCGACGCCGGCTGGGACGTGCTGCTCGTCGAGGAGCAGGACGAGGTCGGCGGCGCCGTGCGCAGCGCCGAGGTGCTGGCGCCGGGTGTCGTCACCGACCTGTTCAGCGCCTTCTACCCGCTGGCGGCGGCGAGCCCGGTCATCCGCGACCTCGGCCTGGAGTCGCACGGCCTCGCCTGGCGGCGCTCGCGCGACGTCCTGGCCCACCCGCTCGCCGACGGCCGCTGCGCGGTGATGCACGCCGACGCCGACGGCACCGCGGCCCGGCTCGACGAGGACGCCCCGGGGGACGGCGAGGCCTGGCTGCGGATGGTGCGGCAGTGGCAGCGACTGCGCGACCTGCTGCTCGACGCCCTCTTCACGACCTTCCCCCCGGTGCGCCCGGGGGTGCGGCTGGCCCGGGTGCTCGGCGCCGCGGAGGGGCTCGACCTCGTGCGCCGGCTCGCGCTGCCCGTGCGTCGGCTCGCCGCCGAGGAGTTCCGCGGCACCGAAGCCGGGCTCCTGCTGGCGGGCAACGCGGCGCACACCGACGTGCCGCCGGACGCCGCGGGCAGCGGCCTGTACGGGTGGCTGCTCAGCATGCTCGGGCAGGACGTGGGGTTCCCGGTGCCGGAGGGCGGCGCGGGCCGGCTGTCCGGGGCGATGGCCGCGCGCTTCCGGGCGGCCGGTGGGCGGGTGCTCACGGGGACGGCGGTCGAGCGGGTCGAGCTGCGCGGACGGCGCGCGACCGGCGTGGTGCTCGCCGACGGTCGGCGCGTGCGGGCCCGGCGCGCGGTCGTCGCCGACGTGTCGGCCCCGGCCCTCTTCGGCCGGATGCTGCCCGCGGGCACGCTGCACCCGCGCCTGCGCGAGCGGCTCGAGCGCTTCGAGTGGGACCCGTCGACCCTCAAGCTGAACTGGGCTCTGTCGCAGCCTGTCCCGTGGGCCGCCGAGGGCGCGCGGCAGGCCGGCACGGTGCACCTCGGGGTCGACGCCGACGGCCTCGTCCACGCGTCGGCGGCGACGACGACCGGGCGCCTGCCGTCGCCGCCGTTCGTGCTCTTCGGGCAGATGGGCGTGGCCGACCCCACCCGCTGCCCGCCCGGCACCGAGACGGCCTGGGGGTACACGCACCTTCCGCGCACGCTGGCCGGCGACGCCGACGCGGTCGCCGCACAGGTCGAGGCGGTCGAGGGCGCGGTCGAGGCGGTGGCCCCGGGCTTCCGCGACGTCGTCACGGCGCGGCTGGTCCAGACGCCGCTGGACCTCCAGGCGGCGAACGCCAACCTCGACCTCGGGGCCCTCAACGGCGGGTCGTCGGCGCTGCACCACCAGCTCTTCCTCCGGCCGGTGCCGGGCCTCGGCCGGCCCGAGACACCGGTCGACCGGCTCTTCCTCGCGTCGGCGTCGGCCCATCCCGGCGGCGGGGTCCACGGGGCCTGCGGGTGGAACGCCGCGCGGGCCGCGCTCGACGGGCAGGGGCCGGTGGGGGCTGCGCGTCGCGCGCTGTCCCGGACGGTGTGGCACCGGGTGCTCGGGCCGGAGCGGGTCAGCCCCCGCTGA
- a CDS encoding GAF and ANTAR domain-containing protein, with the protein MPTEPTAAPTEGPLDLVAELLAAAPADDGRTGTRRLLGALVARSADLVHGAEWCSITVMRSESLTTLATSHDDALAADQVQYELGSGPCVDAVVEDHVFRTGAVQDDPRWPEYGQRVHREVGVTSVHARRLVLPDGNGSVAALNLYATAPDAFDERSERDALLLATQCSLLVSAYLAHERAEHLEKALTSNREIGVAVGVLMAAHRVPHEEAFAMLRLVSQDTNRKIRDLAAEVARTGELPRPTSR; encoded by the coding sequence GTGCCGACCGAACCCACCGCAGCACCCACCGAGGGTCCGCTGGACCTCGTCGCCGAGCTCCTCGCCGCCGCGCCCGCCGACGACGGGCGGACCGGCACCCGCCGGCTGCTCGGCGCGCTCGTGGCACGCAGCGCCGACCTCGTGCACGGCGCCGAGTGGTGCAGCATCACCGTCATGCGCTCGGAGTCGCTGACGACCCTCGCGACCTCGCACGACGACGCGCTGGCCGCCGACCAGGTGCAGTACGAGCTCGGCTCCGGCCCCTGTGTCGACGCCGTCGTCGAGGACCACGTCTTCCGCACCGGCGCCGTCCAGGACGACCCGCGCTGGCCCGAGTACGGGCAGCGGGTGCACCGCGAGGTCGGCGTCACGAGCGTCCACGCGCGGCGGCTGGTGCTGCCCGACGGCAACGGCTCCGTCGCCGCCCTCAACCTCTACGCCACGGCCCCGGACGCCTTCGACGAACGCTCCGAGCGGGACGCCCTCCTCCTCGCGACCCAGTGCTCGCTGCTCGTCTCCGCCTACCTCGCGCACGAGCGGGCCGAGCACCTGGAGAAGGCCCTCACGAGCAACCGCGAGATCGGCGTGGCCGTCGGCGTGCTCATGGCCGCGCACCGCGTGCCGCACGAGGAGGCCTTCGCGATGCTGCGCCTCGTGAGCCAGGACACCAACCGCAAGATCCGCGACCTCGCGGCCGAGGTGGCGCGGACCGGCGAGCTCCCGAGACCGACCTCACGCTGA
- a CDS encoding SRPBCC family protein has translation MTTPAAHRPPVHRTVAARPEDVWAVLADGWSYPSWVVGAARVRAVDPDWPAVGTSIAHSVGVWPLLLSDTTEVEDCEAGRMLLLRARGWPMGEAHVLIELRPAGDGCAVTLREDAVSGPGTLVPVPLRQAAIHPRNVESLRRLALLAERRDAAGVPRPGRAVSGG, from the coding sequence ATGACGACGCCCGCCGCCCACCGGCCCCCCGTCCACCGCACCGTCGCCGCCCGTCCCGAGGACGTCTGGGCCGTCCTCGCCGACGGCTGGTCCTACCCCTCGTGGGTCGTCGGTGCGGCCCGCGTGCGCGCGGTCGACCCCGACTGGCCGGCCGTCGGCACGAGCATCGCGCACAGCGTGGGGGTATGGCCGCTGCTCCTCTCGGACACCACGGAGGTCGAGGACTGCGAGGCCGGCCGGATGCTCCTCCTGCGCGCCCGCGGCTGGCCGATGGGCGAGGCGCACGTGCTGATCGAGCTGCGACCGGCCGGCGACGGGTGCGCCGTCACCCTCCGCGAGGATGCGGTGAGCGGCCCCGGCACCCTCGTGCCGGTCCCTCTGCGGCAGGCCGCGATCCATCCGCGCAACGTCGAGTCGCTGCGCCGGCTGGCGCTGCTCGCCGAGCGCCGTGACGCCGCCGGCGTGCCCCGTCCGGGGCGGGCCGTCAGCGGGGGCTGA
- a CDS encoding SDR family oxidoreductase, with translation MSEIPAQEQEWPGTTAALDPRPDHGETSWVGRDRLVGKRVLVTGGDSGIGRAVAVTFAHEGATLVLTHLPEEADDARETVAAVEAAGGRAVAVAADLRTHAAVVEVVERVRGELGGLDVLVSNAAFQMTHDRLEDFPPEQVERTFATNVFATFWLVRELARDLEESRGSVVVTTSVQAYQPAEHLLDYAATKAALTNLVVNLAQELGPRGVRVNAVAPGPIWTPLIPATMPAEKVEGFGTQTPLGRVGQPVEVAAAFVFLASDEASYVSGTVLGVTGGKPVF, from the coding sequence ATGAGCGAGATCCCCGCCCAGGAGCAGGAGTGGCCGGGCACGACCGCGGCGCTCGACCCACGGCCGGACCACGGCGAGACGTCGTGGGTGGGACGTGACCGCCTCGTCGGCAAGCGCGTCCTCGTGACCGGCGGCGACTCCGGCATCGGCCGCGCGGTCGCCGTCACCTTCGCCCACGAGGGCGCGACCCTCGTCCTCACCCACCTCCCGGAGGAGGCTGACGACGCGCGCGAGACCGTCGCGGCGGTCGAGGCCGCCGGCGGGCGCGCGGTGGCCGTCGCGGCCGACCTGCGCACGCACGCGGCCGTCGTCGAGGTCGTCGAGCGCGTGCGCGGCGAGCTCGGGGGTCTCGACGTCCTCGTGAGCAACGCCGCCTTCCAGATGACGCACGACCGCCTCGAGGACTTCCCGCCCGAGCAGGTCGAGCGGACCTTCGCGACGAACGTCTTCGCGACCTTCTGGCTCGTGCGCGAGCTGGCCCGCGACCTCGAGGAGTCGCGGGGCTCGGTCGTCGTCACGACGTCCGTGCAGGCCTACCAGCCGGCCGAGCACCTGCTCGACTACGCGGCGACCAAGGCGGCGCTCACCAACCTCGTCGTCAACCTCGCGCAGGAGCTCGGCCCGCGCGGCGTGCGGGTCAACGCGGTCGCGCCCGGGCCGATCTGGACCCCGCTCATCCCGGCGACGATGCCCGCCGAGAAGGTCGAGGGCTTCGGCACGCAGACGCCGCTCGGGCGGGTGGGCCAGCCCGTCGAGGTCGCCGCGGCGTTCGTCTTCCTCGCCTCCGACGAGGCGAGCTACGTCTCGGGGACCGTGCTCGGCGTCACGGGCGGCAAGCCCGTCTTCTGA